The Pseudosulfitobacter pseudonitzschiae genome includes a region encoding these proteins:
- a CDS encoding DUF5337 family protein, with amino-acid sequence MWIVAVALFWLGVTIAGGYLGWTSRTLALFDLAALAGFGWALWMGFNIWRARQKDKG; translated from the coding sequence GTGTGGATTGTGGCTGTGGCGCTGTTCTGGCTGGGCGTGACAATCGCGGGGGGGTATCTGGGCTGGACAAGCCGGACCCTTGCTCTCTTTGACCTTGCAGCGTTGGCCGGTTTCGGTTGGGCGTTGTGGATGGGTTTCAACATCTGGCGTGCGCGCCAGAAAGACAAGGGCTGA
- the nuoH gene encoding NADH-quinone oxidoreductase subunit NuoH, producing the protein MADFFMNHPLGIALLIIGQIFLLVIPLLVALAFLMYADRKIWAAVQMRRGPNVVGIFGLLQSFADFGKYIVKEVVVPAGADKSVFFMAPMVSLVMALIAWAVIPFNDGWVLSDINVAILYVFAVSSLEVYGVIMGGWASNSKYPFLGSLRSAAQMISYEVSIGLIIIGVILSSGSMNFGDIVTSQDGDWGVFNWYWLPHFPMLFLFLISALAETNRPPFDLPEAESELVAGYQVEYSSTPFLLFMIGELVAVVLMCALISLMFFGGWLSPVPFLPDGIVWMILKMGFVFFIFSMVKAITPRYRYDQLMRLGWKVFLPFSLVWVVFVAFAAKFEWFWGVYARWTVGG; encoded by the coding sequence ATGGCTGACTTTTTCATGAACCATCCGTTGGGCATTGCCCTGTTGATCATCGGGCAGATTTTCCTGCTGGTGATTCCGCTTCTGGTCGCCTTGGCGTTCCTGATGTATGCCGACCGCAAAATCTGGGCTGCTGTCCAGATGCGGCGCGGCCCCAACGTTGTGGGCATCTTTGGCCTGCTGCAAAGTTTTGCGGACTTTGGCAAATATATCGTCAAAGAGGTGGTGGTGCCTGCCGGTGCCGACAAGTCGGTGTTTTTTATGGCGCCGATGGTCAGCCTTGTCATGGCGCTGATCGCGTGGGCGGTGATCCCGTTCAATGACGGCTGGGTGCTGTCGGACATCAACGTCGCCATCCTCTATGTCTTTGCCGTGTCCTCGCTTGAGGTATACGGCGTAATCATGGGCGGCTGGGCGTCGAACTCGAAATACCCGTTCCTTGGATCGCTGCGGTCTGCGGCGCAGATGATTTCCTATGAGGTCAGCATCGGCTTGATCATCATCGGCGTTATCCTGTCGTCGGGTTCGATGAACTTCGGCGATATCGTGACATCGCAAGACGGTGATTGGGGCGTGTTCAACTGGTACTGGTTGCCGCACTTCCCGATGCTGTTCCTGTTCCTGATCTCGGCGCTTGCCGAAACCAACCGCCCGCCGTTCGATTTGCCCGAGGCTGAATCGGAACTGGTTGCGGGCTATCAGGTGGAATATTCGTCCACGCCGTTCCTGCTGTTCATGATCGGTGAATTGGTCGCCGTGGTTCTGATGTGTGCGCTGATCTCGCTGATGTTCTTTGGCGGCTGGTTGTCACCGGTTCCGTTCCTGCCCGACGGAATTGTCTGGATGATCCTGAAAATGGGCTTTGTCTTTTTCATCTTCTCGATGGTCAAGGCAATCACGCCACGCTACCGCTATGACCAGTTGATGCGTCTGGGCTGGAAAGTGTTCCTGCCGTTCAGCTTGGTTTGGGTGGTCTTCGTGGCCTTTGCTGCAAAATTCGAATGGTTCTGGGGCGTCTATGCGCGCTGGACCGTAGGGGGCTAA
- a CDS encoding NuoB/complex I 20 kDa subunit family protein: MSIATSPNAAGADREVATQSLNAELQDKGFLLTSTEDLINWARTGSLHWMTFGLACCAVEMMHTSMPRYDLERFGTAPRASPRQSDLMIVAGTLTNKMAPALRKVYDQMPEPRYVISMGSCANGGGYYHYSYSVVRGCDRIVPVDIYVPGCPPTAEALLYGIMQLQRKMRRTGTIVR; this comes from the coding sequence ATGTCAATTGCCACATCACCGAACGCTGCGGGGGCAGACCGCGAGGTCGCAACCCAGAGCCTGAACGCCGAGTTGCAGGACAAAGGGTTTCTGCTGACCTCGACCGAGGACCTGATCAACTGGGCCCGCACCGGCAGCCTGCACTGGATGACCTTTGGTCTGGCCTGCTGCGCGGTCGAGATGATGCACACGTCGATGCCGCGCTATGATCTGGAACGGTTCGGCACCGCGCCGCGCGCCTCTCCGCGCCAGTCGGATCTGATGATTGTTGCGGGCACGCTGACCAACAAGATGGCCCCGGCCCTGCGCAAGGTTTACGACCAGATGCCCGAGCCGCGTTATGTGATCTCGATGGGATCCTGCGCCAACGGCGGCGGTTATTACCACTACAGCTATTCGGTTGTGCGCGGGTGTGACCGTATCGTGCCGGTCGACATCTACGTGCCGGGCTGCCCCCCCACGGCCGAGGCGTTGTTGTATGGTATCATGCAACTGCAGCGCAAAATGCGCCGCACCGGGACCATCGTCCGCTGA
- a CDS encoding carboxymuconolactone decarboxylase family protein, translating into MTDAANPFAAMMAQMQEMAKAFPAMEAFDVRKFEGMFPTMSKDMMEAMFGNAFNEGGLDARTRLLLTLAGLVMQGAQNEIAVRQTVRHAVEAGASDQHISETIAMMSMFAGIPATTKAMELAQAVMKEDKET; encoded by the coding sequence ATGACCGATGCTGCCAACCCCTTTGCCGCGATGATGGCCCAGATGCAGGAAATGGCCAAAGCCTTTCCCGCAATGGAAGCATTCGACGTGCGCAAGTTCGAAGGCATGTTTCCGACCATGTCCAAGGATATGATGGAAGCGATGTTCGGCAACGCCTTTAACGAAGGCGGGCTGGACGCGCGGACACGGTTGTTGCTGACGCTGGCAGGGTTGGTGATGCAGGGCGCTCAGAATGAAATTGCGGTGCGCCAGACGGTACGCCACGCGGTCGAGGCAGGCGCCAGCGACCAGCATATCAGCGAAACGATAGCGATGATGTCGATGTTTGCAGGCATCCCCGCAACGACCAAGGCCATGGAACTGGCGCAGGCCGTTATGAAAGAGGACAAAGAGACATGA
- the nuoI gene encoding NADH-quinone oxidoreductase subunit NuoI gives MTQIDYTRAAKYFLLQDFWGGMKLGLKYFFRPKATLNYPHEKGPLSPRFRGEHALRRYPNGEERCIACKLCEAICPAQAITIDAEPREDGSRRTTRYDIDMTKCIYCGFCQEACPVDAIVEGPNFEFSTETREELFYDKTKLLENGDRWEAEIARNLELDAPYR, from the coding sequence ATGACTCAGATCGACTATACCCGCGCGGCGAAATATTTTCTGCTTCAGGACTTCTGGGGCGGCATGAAGCTGGGGCTGAAATACTTTTTCCGGCCCAAGGCGACGCTGAACTATCCCCACGAAAAGGGGCCGCTGAGCCCGCGTTTTCGCGGGGAACACGCGCTGCGCCGCTATCCCAACGGCGAAGAGCGTTGCATTGCGTGCAAACTGTGCGAGGCGATCTGCCCTGCGCAGGCGATCACCATCGACGCAGAACCCCGCGAAGACGGCAGCCGCCGCACCACGCGGTACGACATCGACATGACCAAATGCATCTATTGCGGTTTCTGTCAGGAAGCGTGCCCTGTCGATGCGATTGTCGAAGGTCCGAATTTTGAGTTCTCGACCGAGACCCGCGAAGAGCTGTTTTACGACAAGACCAAGCTGTTGGAAAACGGTGACCGCTGGGAAGCCGAGATTGCCCGCAATCTGGAACTGGATGCACCTTACCGATGA
- a CDS encoding NADH-quinone oxidoreductase subunit E encodes MLRRLHLDQPESFAFTSANQAWAEAQITKYPEGRQASAIIPLLWRAQEQEGWLTRPAIEHVCEMLGMAYIRGLEVASFYFMFQLQPVGSVAHIQVCGTTSCMICGAEDLMAVCKNKIAAKPHELSADGKFSWEEVECLGSCANAPMAQIGKDYYEDLTTERMGEIIDELAAGRVPTPGPQNGRYASEPLNGLTTLTEYESGKTQYNASVQLAEDIGDTVKRIDGTEVPLVTPWQDKAANTASKPPAKPKMRTAPSALVTETKAKVAPAPASEAQSKAKPERTKAAPDAAVDAGVKVENDAGAATGAGKKPRTMKAPRKAGPDDLKMIKGVGPKLEAMLHELGFYHFDQIANWSDAEVAWVDQNLVGFKGRVSRDNWVEQASKLAANEETEFSTRAKKDGIYNE; translated from the coding sequence ATGCTCCGCCGCTTGCACCTTGACCAACCCGAAAGCTTTGCCTTCACCTCCGCCAATCAGGCGTGGGCCGAAGCCCAGATCACCAAATATCCCGAAGGCCGTCAGGCCTCGGCGATCATTCCGCTGTTGTGGCGTGCGCAAGAGCAAGAGGGCTGGTTGACCCGCCCCGCGATTGAACACGTGTGTGAAATGCTGGGCATGGCCTATATTCGCGGGCTCGAGGTGGCATCGTTCTACTTCATGTTCCAGCTGCAACCGGTTGGTTCTGTTGCGCATATTCAGGTTTGTGGCACCACGTCGTGCATGATCTGCGGTGCGGAAGACCTGATGGCGGTTTGCAAAAACAAGATCGCCGCCAAGCCGCATGAATTGTCGGCCGATGGCAAGTTTTCGTGGGAAGAGGTTGAATGTCTTGGCTCTTGTGCCAACGCGCCCATGGCCCAGATCGGCAAGGATTATTACGAAGATCTGACCACCGAGCGTATGGGCGAGATCATCGACGAGCTTGCTGCCGGACGCGTGCCCACACCCGGCCCGCAAAACGGGCGCTATGCGTCTGAGCCGCTGAACGGTCTGACCACGCTGACAGAGTACGAAAGCGGCAAGACACAATATAACGCCAGCGTTCAGTTGGCGGAGGACATTGGCGACACGGTCAAGCGTATCGACGGCACCGAAGTGCCGCTTGTCACGCCGTGGCAGGACAAGGCGGCCAACACCGCAAGCAAACCACCCGCCAAGCCCAAGATGCGTACCGCGCCGTCGGCCCTTGTGACCGAGACCAAGGCCAAAGTCGCACCGGCTCCTGCGTCCGAAGCACAGTCCAAAGCCAAACCCGAGCGCACCAAGGCAGCGCCCGACGCTGCCGTTGACGCCGGTGTGAAAGTCGAGAATGATGCAGGTGCAGCGACAGGTGCAGGCAAAAAGCCCCGCACGATGAAGGCTCCGCGCAAGGCTGGTCCTGATGATCTGAAAATGATCAAAGGCGTTGGCCCCAAACTTGAAGCGATGCTGCATGAGTTGGGCTTTTACCATTTCGACCAGATCGCCAATTGGTCCGACGCAGAAGTGGCTTGGGTCGATCAGAACCTTGTCGGCTTCAAGGGCCGCGTTAGCCGTGACAACTGGGTTGAACAGGCAAGCAAGCTGGCCGCAAATGAAGAGACAGAATTTTCCACCCGTGCCAAAAAGGACGGTATCTATAACGAATAA
- a CDS encoding NADH-quinone oxidoreductase subunit D, giving the protein MDGSKFDDALTGEQKIRNFNINFGPQHPAAHGVLRLVLELDGEIVERCDPHIGLLHRGTEKLMESRTYLQNLPYFDRLDYVAPMNQEHAWCLAIEKLTGTPVPRRASLIRVLYSEIGRVLNHLLNVTTQAMDVGALTPPLWGFEEREKLMIFYERACGARLHAAYFRPGGVHQDLPDALLDDIEQWAHEFPAVLADIDGLLTENRIFKQRNADIGIVTEEDILEYGFSGVMVRGSGLAWDLRRSQPYECYDEFDFQIPVGKNGDCYDRYLVRMEEMRQSVSIIKQAIGKLREATGDIMARGKITPPSRTDMKTSMESLIHHFKLYTEGFHVPEGEVYCAVEAPKGEFGVYLVADGSNKPYRAKIRAPGFLHLQAMDHMSRGHQLADVAAIIGTMDVVFGEIDR; this is encoded by the coding sequence ATGGACGGCTCGAAATTTGACGATGCCCTGACGGGCGAGCAGAAAATCCGCAACTTTAACATCAACTTCGGGCCGCAACACCCTGCGGCGCACGGCGTTTTGCGGCTGGTGCTGGAACTGGACGGCGAAATTGTCGAACGGTGCGATCCGCACATCGGCCTGCTGCACCGTGGCACAGAAAAGCTGATGGAAAGCCGGACGTATCTGCAAAACCTGCCCTACTTCGACCGGCTGGATTATGTGGCCCCGATGAATCAGGAACACGCGTGGTGTCTGGCCATCGAAAAGTTGACCGGCACCCCGGTGCCCCGCCGTGCCTCGCTGATCCGTGTGTTGTATTCCGAGATCGGGCGCGTGCTGAACCACCTGCTGAACGTGACCACGCAGGCGATGGACGTGGGCGCGCTGACGCCGCCGCTGTGGGGCTTTGAAGAACGCGAAAAGCTGATGATCTTCTACGAGCGGGCTTGTGGTGCGCGTCTGCACGCGGCCTATTTCCGCCCTGGCGGCGTGCATCAGGATCTGCCCGACGCGCTGTTGGACGATATTGAACAGTGGGCGCACGAGTTTCCCGCCGTTCTGGCCGATATTGACGGTCTGCTGACCGAAAACCGCATCTTCAAGCAGCGCAACGCCGATATCGGCATCGTGACCGAAGAGGATATTCTTGAATACGGCTTTTCCGGCGTGATGGTGCGCGGCTCGGGGCTGGCATGGGATTTGCGCCGGTCGCAGCCCTATGAATGCTATGACGAGTTCGATTTCCAGATTCCTGTGGGCAAGAACGGCGACTGCTATGACCGCTATCTTGTACGTATGGAAGAAATGCGCCAGTCGGTCAGCATCATCAAACAGGCCATCGGCAAACTGCGTGAAGCGACGGGCGACATCATGGCCCGTGGCAAGATCACCCCGCCCAGCCGTACCGATATGAAAACCTCGATGGAAAGCCTGATCCACCACTTCAAGCTTTATACCGAAGGGTTCCACGTGCCCGAAGGTGAAGTGTACTGTGCCGTCGAAGCGCCCAAAGGCGAATTCGGCGTCTACCTTGTCGCCGATGGTAGCAACAAACCCTACCGTGCCAAGATACGCGCGCCCGGGTTCCTGCACCTTCAGGCGATGGACCACATGAGCCGCGGCCACCAACTGGCCGATGTCGCTGCGATCATCGGCACGATGGATGTCGTGTTCGGAGAGATTGACCGGTGA
- a CDS encoding NADH-quinone oxidoreductase subunit C, translated as MSDALKELGTYIEAKRPDCVLSWDITHGELNLDITPNNIVGLVEFLKTDATCRFSSLVDITAVDYTGRTKRFDVVYHFLSMYQNHRIRLRVSVREDAMVPSIVNVHPSANWFEREVFDMFGILFSGHPDLRRILTDYGFRGYPLRKDFPTTGYTEVRYDEAQKRVVYEPVSLVQEYRQFDFMSPWEGAEYILPGDDKTAPDGHVSKDAK; from the coding sequence ATGAGCGATGCACTGAAAGAACTGGGAACCTATATCGAGGCCAAGCGCCCCGACTGTGTCTTGTCCTGGGACATCACCCACGGCGAGCTGAATCTGGACATCACGCCCAACAACATCGTCGGGCTGGTCGAGTTCCTGAAAACCGATGCGACCTGCCGTTTCTCGTCGCTGGTTGACATTACGGCAGTTGATTACACTGGCCGGACCAAGCGGTTCGACGTGGTTTATCACTTCCTCAGCATGTACCAGAACCACCGCATCCGCTTGCGCGTGTCGGTGCGCGAAGATGCGATGGTGCCGTCGATCGTGAACGTCCACCCCTCGGCCAACTGGTTCGAGCGCGAGGTTTTCGATATGTTCGGCATCTTGTTCTCGGGTCATCCCGACCTGCGCCGCATCCTGACCGACTATGGTTTTCGCGGCTATCCGCTGCGCAAGGATTTCCCGACGACCGGCTATACCGAGGTTCGCTATGACGAGGCGCAAAAGCGCGTGGTTTACGAACCCGTCAGTCTGGTGCAGGAATACCGCCAGTTCGATTTCATGTCCCCGTGGGAAGGTGCCGAATACATCCTGCCCGGCGATGACAAGACAGCGCCTGACGGTCATGTCAGCAAGGACGCCAAGTGA
- a CDS encoding MAPEG family protein: MELYSHAIAALGGYAALMFVLTALSAMGRVDDLRCDCGQVKRDYANAVYRKGRAHANAVESAGPFIAALVAAILIGVAPFWVNLFASVFLTARVVMAFVHIGTTNQPLRSLFWSISMLCVLALAVMAIWGAL; encoded by the coding sequence ATGGAACTTTATTCCCACGCCATCGCAGCATTGGGCGGCTATGCCGCTTTGATGTTCGTGCTGACGGCACTGTCTGCAATGGGGCGCGTGGACGACTTGCGCTGTGATTGCGGGCAGGTCAAACGTGATTACGCCAATGCAGTATATCGCAAGGGGCGCGCGCACGCCAACGCTGTCGAAAGCGCGGGACCATTCATTGCGGCCCTTGTGGCGGCGATTCTGATCGGCGTGGCACCGTTCTGGGTCAACCTGTTCGCGTCGGTCTTTCTGACCGCGCGGGTTGTGATGGCTTTTGTGCATATCGGCACCACCAACCAGCCGCTGCGCAGCCTGTTCTGGTCGATCAGTATGCTGTGTGTTCTGGCTTTGGCGGTCATGGCAATTTGGGGGGCTTTGTGA
- the nuoG gene encoding NADH-quinone oxidoreductase subunit NuoG translates to MSDLRKIIIDGHEIEVDGAMTLIQACEQAGIEVPRFCYHERLTIAGNCRMCLVEVVGGPPKPAASCAMQVRDLRPGPEGQPPVVKTNSPMVKKAREGVMEFLLINHPLDCPICDQGGECDLQDQAMAYGVDFSRYREPKRANVDLDLGPLVETHMTRCISCTRCVRFTTEVAGITQMGQTGRGEDAEITSYLGETLDSNLQGNIIDLCPVGALVSKPYAFTARPWELSKTESIDVMDALGSSIRVDTKGREVMRFLPLNHDGVNEEWISDKTRFVWDGLRRQRLDTPYIRENGKLRKADWGEALQLAAAKIKGAGKLAGLVGDLAPVEAIFALKQLIEGQGGVVECRTDGARLEAGNRSAYAGTARIEDIDTAKFIQLIGTNPRIEAPVLNARIRKAWAAGANVGLVGEAADLTYDYAHVGTDRAALNSLLGKDYGDVLDAPSIVIVGQGALQEADGAAVLAAAMKLAEDTKSKFMVLHTAASRVGAMDVGAVNDRGMDAVTEADVIYNLGADEVEIGEGAFVIYQGSHGDRGAHRADVILPAAAYTEESGVFINTEGRPQLAQRASFAPGMAKENWAILRALSGEMDAVLSYDNLASLRTALVEAVPHIADLDEVPENAWQPVATGKLGDAPFRGAVSDFYLTNPIARSSPLMAELSASAKARLQGAMAAE, encoded by the coding sequence ATGAGCGACCTTCGCAAGATCATCATCGACGGCCACGAAATCGAAGTAGACGGGGCAATGACCCTGATTCAGGCTTGTGAGCAAGCCGGTATCGAGGTTCCACGCTTTTGCTACCACGAGCGGCTGACGATTGCAGGCAACTGTCGGATGTGTCTGGTCGAGGTCGTTGGCGGCCCGCCCAAGCCTGCGGCGTCCTGCGCCATGCAGGTGCGCGATCTGCGCCCCGGCCCCGAAGGCCAGCCGCCAGTGGTGAAAACCAACAGCCCGATGGTCAAAAAGGCCCGCGAGGGCGTGATGGAATTCCTGCTGATCAACCACCCGCTGGATTGCCCGATCTGTGATCAGGGCGGCGAATGCGACCTGCAAGATCAGGCGATGGCTTACGGCGTTGATTTCAGCCGTTACCGTGAGCCCAAGCGTGCGAACGTGGATCTGGATCTGGGTCCGCTGGTCGAAACCCACATGACGCGGTGCATTTCATGTACCCGTTGCGTGCGCTTCACCACCGAGGTTGCTGGCATCACCCAGATGGGCCAGACTGGTCGCGGCGAAGACGCCGAGATTACGTCCTATCTGGGCGAAACGCTGGATTCGAATTTGCAGGGCAACATCATCGACCTGTGCCCTGTCGGCGCGCTGGTCTCGAAGCCCTATGCCTTTACAGCCCGTCCGTGGGAACTGAGTAAAACCGAGAGCATTGACGTAATGGACGCGCTTGGATCATCCATTCGCGTGGACACCAAGGGCCGCGAAGTCATGCGTTTTCTGCCATTGAACCACGATGGCGTGAACGAAGAGTGGATTTCGGACAAGACCCGTTTCGTCTGGGACGGGCTGCGCCGGCAACGTCTGGACACGCCTTACATCCGAGAAAACGGCAAGCTGCGCAAAGCCGATTGGGGCGAAGCGCTGCAACTGGCAGCCGCGAAAATCAAAGGTGCCGGGAAACTGGCCGGTCTGGTTGGCGATCTGGCTCCTGTCGAGGCGATCTTTGCACTGAAACAGTTGATCGAGGGGCAGGGCGGTGTCGTCGAATGTCGCACCGATGGCGCCAGGCTTGAGGCGGGCAACCGGTCTGCCTATGCAGGGACCGCGCGGATCGAAGACATCGACACGGCCAAATTCATCCAACTGATCGGCACCAATCCCCGCATTGAAGCACCGGTGCTGAACGCGCGCATCCGCAAGGCATGGGCCGCAGGTGCCAACGTGGGTCTGGTGGGCGAAGCCGCTGATTTGACATATGATTACGCGCATGTGGGCACCGACCGCGCCGCGCTGAACAGCCTGCTGGGCAAAGACTATGGCGATGTTCTGGATGCACCGTCAATTGTGATCGTGGGTCAGGGCGCCTTGCAAGAGGCGGACGGCGCCGCGGTTCTGGCTGCTGCGATGAAGCTGGCCGAAGATACCAAATCGAAATTCATGGTGCTGCACACCGCCGCGTCCCGCGTGGGTGCGATGGATGTGGGTGCGGTGAACGATCGCGGCATGGATGCGGTGACCGAGGCCGATGTGATCTATAACCTTGGTGCCGACGAAGTCGAGATTGGCGAAGGTGCCTTTGTCATCTATCAGGGCAGCCATGGCGACCGTGGCGCACACCGTGCCGATGTGATCCTGCCCGCCGCCGCCTATACCGAAGAAAGCGGCGTGTTCATCAACACCGAAGGCCGCCCGCAACTGGCCCAACGCGCCAGCTTTGCACCCGGTATGGCCAAGGAAAACTGGGCCATCCTGCGCGCGCTGTCGGGTGAGATGGACGCGGTTCTGTCCTATGACAATCTGGCCAGCCTGCGCACTGCACTGGTCGAAGCGGTGCCGCATATTGCCGATCTGGACGAGGTTCCCGAGAATGCATGGCAGCCCGTGGCGACAGGCAAGCTGGGCGATGCGCCGTTCCGCGGGGCGGTGTCGGATTTCTATCTGACCAACCCGATTGCGCGTTCGAGCCCGCTGATGGCCGAACTTAGCGCCAGCGCCAAGGCACGTTTGCAAGGGGCGATGGCTGCGGAATGA
- a CDS encoding DUF5333 domain-containing protein yields MQMKTLVLGATIALSMAATTSVVAKPHLRDTPIDDGLLAVGLADEIRKACPDISARMLRAFGYINDLKSQAQALGYSEAEIDAYRKSDVEKARLKQRGDAYLAANGVVAGQPETYCALGRNEIEKSSRIGSLLRVN; encoded by the coding sequence ATGCAAATGAAGACACTTGTTTTGGGCGCTACAATCGCTCTGTCGATGGCTGCCACAACTTCGGTTGTGGCCAAACCGCATCTGCGGGACACGCCGATTGACGATGGTTTGCTGGCTGTTGGCCTTGCCGATGAAATCCGCAAGGCATGTCCCGATATCTCGGCGCGGATGCTCAGGGCGTTTGGCTATATCAACGATTTGAAAAGTCAGGCACAGGCATTGGGCTATTCCGAGGCGGAAATCGACGCCTATCGGAAATCCGATGTGGAAAAGGCGCGGCTGAAACAGCGCGGCGATGCATATTTGGCTGCCAATGGGGTTGTCGCCGGACAGCCAGAGACGTATTGCGCGCTTGGGCGCAACGAAATCGAAAAATCGAGCCGGATCGGTTCGTTACTCAGGGTGAATTGA
- a CDS encoding NADH-quinone oxidoreductase subunit J, whose translation MSVFAFYLFAISVIAGGLFTVISRNPVHSVLWLILSFLSAAGLFVLLGAEFVAMLLVIVYVGAVAVLFLFVVMMLDVDFAELKAEMARYMPLALLIGLVILMQFVMAFGAWESNAAAEGLRAQTIPLDRHNTEALGLILYDQYFLLFQLAGLILLVAMIGAIVLTLRHRKDVKRQDVVAQMMRDPAKAMELKDVKSGQGL comes from the coding sequence ATGAGCGTTTTTGCCTTTTACCTGTTTGCGATCTCGGTGATCGCCGGTGGGCTGTTCACGGTCATCAGCCGCAACCCCGTACATTCGGTGCTGTGGTTGATCCTGTCGTTTTTGTCGGCTGCGGGCCTGTTCGTGCTGCTGGGTGCCGAATTCGTCGCGATGCTGCTGGTCATTGTCTATGTGGGCGCGGTCGCGGTTCTGTTCCTGTTTGTCGTGATGATGCTGGACGTGGATTTTGCCGAGCTTAAGGCCGAGATGGCGCGTTATATGCCGCTGGCGCTGCTGATTGGTCTGGTGATCTTGATGCAATTCGTCATGGCCTTTGGGGCATGGGAAAGCAACGCCGCCGCCGAAGGGCTGCGCGCGCAGACGATCCCGCTGGACCGGCATAACACAGAAGCCTTGGGGCTGATCCTGTACGACCAGTATTTCCTGCTGTTCCAACTGGCCGGTCTGATCCTGTTGGTGGCGATGATCGGCGCGATCGTTCTGACGCTGCGCCATCGCAAGGATGTGAAACGTCAGGACGTCGTGGCACAGATGATGCGTGATCCGGCCAAGGCGATGGAACTGAAAGACGTGAAATCGGGGCAGGGGCTGTAA
- the nuoF gene encoding NADH-quinone oxidoreductase subunit NuoF yields the protein MLQDKDRIFTNLYGMHDRTLKGAQARGHWDGTDAIIKNGRDWVVSQMKESGLRGRGGAGFPTGLKWSFMPKESDGRPSYLVVNADESEPGTCKDREIMRHDPHTLIEGCLIASFAMNANACYIYIRGEYIREREALQAAIDECYDAGLVGKNAAKSGWDFDIYLHHGAGAYICGEETALLESLEGKKGMPRMKPPFPAGAGLYGCPTTVNNVESIAVVPTILRRGPDWFSSFGRPNNAGTKLFAISGHVNNPCVVEEAMSITFEELIEKHCGGIRGGWDNLKAVIPGGSSVPCIRGEHMRDAIMDFDYLREQRSGLGTAAVIVMDKDTDIIKAIWRLAKFYKHESCGQCTPCREGTGWMMRVMERLVKGDAEVEEIDMLLDVTKQVEGHTICALGDAAAWPIQGLIRNFRDEIEDRIKHKRTGRVSAVAAE from the coding sequence ATGTTGCAGGACAAGGACCGGATTTTTACCAATCTTTATGGTATGCACGACCGCACGCTGAAAGGTGCGCAGGCGCGTGGCCATTGGGATGGTACGGACGCGATCATCAAAAATGGCCGTGACTGGGTCGTTTCCCAGATGAAAGAAAGCGGTCTGCGCGGACGTGGCGGTGCGGGCTTTCCCACGGGGTTGAAATGGTCGTTCATGCCCAAGGAAAGCGACGGTCGTCCGTCCTATCTGGTGGTCAACGCCGACGAATCCGAACCCGGTACATGCAAAGACCGCGAAATCATGCGCCACGATCCGCATACGCTGATCGAAGGGTGTCTGATCGCGTCTTTTGCGATGAATGCCAACGCCTGTTACATCTACATTCGCGGCGAATACATCCGCGAGCGCGAGGCGCTGCAAGCAGCGATTGACGAATGTTATGACGCGGGTCTGGTGGGCAAAAACGCCGCCAAATCGGGCTGGGATTTTGATATTTACCTGCACCACGGTGCCGGTGCCTATATCTGCGGCGAGGAAACAGCACTTTTGGAAAGCCTTGAGGGCAAGAAGGGGATGCCGCGCATGAAGCCGCCGTTTCCGGCGGGTGCGGGCCTGTACGGCTGCCCGACGACGGTGAACAACGTCGAATCCATCGCCGTTGTGCCAACGATTTTGCGCCGTGGACCGGACTGGTTTTCGTCCTTTGGCCGCCCCAACAACGCGGGCACCAAGCTGTTTGCGATTTCGGGCCATGTGAACAACCCCTGCGTCGTCGAAGAAGCCATGTCGATCACCTTTGAGGAGCTGATCGAAAAGCATTGCGGCGGCATTCGCGGCGGCTGGGACAATCTCAAGGCTGTGATCCCCGGTGGGTCGTCCGTGCCTTGTATCCGCGGCGAGCACATGCGCGACGCGATCATGGATTTCGACTATCTGCGCGAGCAGCGGTCGGGTCTGGGCACGGCTGCGGTGATCGTGATGGACAAAGACACCGACATTATCAAAGCGATCTGGCGTCTGGCCAAGTTCTACAAACACGAAAGCTGCGGCCAGTGTACGCCCTGCCGTGAAGGCACCGGCTGGATGATGCGGGTGATGGAACGTCTGGTCAAGGGCGACGCCGAGGTTGAAGAAATCGACATGCTGCTGGACGTGACCAAACAGGTCGAAGGGCACACGATTTGCGCCCTTGGCGACGCGGCAGCGTGGCCGATTCAGGGTCTGATCCGCAACTTTCGCGACGAAATCGAAGACCGTATCAAACACAAACGCACAGGCCGCGTCAGTGCCGTTGCAGCGGAATAG